A stretch of DNA from Synechococcus sp. PROS-9-1:
AGATGGTGGACGACTCGTCCAGTGATGACAGAACACCTGGTTCGCCAACTCCGCATGAACGGAGAGTCGTCGTAAGCGACACCACCCAGATCCTGTAGCTGCAGGGGGTGTGCAATGCAAGCAGGATTGACAACTTGACTGAGTCACATCACACCTGCTGAAACGCGAACTCAGACTAAGGACGCTTGTTAAAGCGGACCACAAAACCAGCGCAATCTGCTGCTTTGCTTCCAATTCCAGAATTGATTCCGATGCAAGCGCAAATTGGTTCATAGGATTTGAGCGCTAGTGCCTCAGTCATGGACCAGAACCTCACACCGCTCCATGACCTCTGCATCGCAGCCGGAGGACGAATGGTGTCCTTCGCTGGCTGGGAAATGCCCGTTCAGTTTTCAGGGCTCATGGCTGAACACAAGGCCGTACGCAGCGGCAGCGGCATGTTTGATATCTCCCACATGGGAGTTCTGCGGATTGAAGGTGCCAATCCCAAAGATGCTTTACAACAACTTGTGCCGAGTGATCTGCACCGAATCGGCCCTGGCCAAGCCTGCTATTCGGTCTTGCTGAATGAACAAGGCGGAATCATTGATGACTTAATCATTTATGACCTCGGGCCATCGTTGCTGGACGCGAGCCACGAAACCTTGCTGGTTGTGATCAATGCAGCTTGCGCAGAGACCGACACAGCCTGGATTCGCCAACATCTCGAGGGAACTGATCTGCAGGTCCTCGACGAAAAGAAGGACGGTGTGTTGCTCGCTCTCCAAGGGCCAAAGGCAATCGGCCTTCTGGAGCGATTAAGCGGCAGCGATCTCAGCGAGCTGCCGCGCTTCGGCCACTGCAGTCTCAACATTCAGGGGCTCAAAGCTCCAGTCTTCACAGCGCGCACGGGCTACACCGGAGAAGATGGAGTGGAGTTACTGCTCAAGCCAGACGACGGACGCAAGCTTTGGCAGCAATTGATCGAGGAGGGTGTGACACCCTGCGGCCTCGGCGCTCGCGACACCCTGCGTCTGGAGGCAGCCATGCATCTCTATGGCCAAGATATGGACGCTGCCACCACCCCCTTTGAGGCGGGCTTGGGGTGGCTGGTGCATCTGGAAATGCCCGCCCCTTTCATCGGACGGAAAGCCCTTGAGCAAGCGGCTGAACAGGGACCTTCCAAGCGTCTCGTGGGATTGAAGCTGCAAGGCCGTTCCATTGCCCGCCACGATTACCCCGTCATCCACAACGGCTCGACCGTGGGCGTCGTGACAAGCGGCAGCTGGTCCCCCACTCTCGAAGAGCCCATTGCCCTCGCCTCCCTTCCGCCAGCCCTTGCCAAGCTCGGCACAGAGCTCAGTGTGGAAATCCGTGGACAGCTCCAACCGGCCACCGTGGTGAAGCGTCCCTTCTATCGCCGTTCATAGGAGGGGCTCAGGCTGCTTGGCACAGGCTTCTTGGCACAGGCTGTGGGAAACTCGCCTCTCTCCAGTGAAACTCCCATGCGCAGCAACGGATGCGGCGACCTGCGCGACACGCACATCGACGAAACCGTTCAGCTCTGCGGCTGGGTGGATCGCCGCCGCGATCATGGCGGGGTGATCTTTATCGACCTGCGCGACCGCAGCGGCACGGTTCAAATCACCGTGGATCCCGACCTTGGTGCTGATGCCTTTGCCGTCGCTGAACACTTGCGTAGCGAAACCGTCTTGCAAGTCGAGGGCAAGGTGCGGGCCCGTCCTGGTGAGTCGCTAAATGACCGACTTGCCACCGGTGCGGTGGAGGTTTTAGCGAGCAGCATCCACGTGCTCAACAGCGTGAAAGGCACGCTTCCATTTCCAGTGTCTGTCCATGACGAGGAAAACACGCGCGAAGAACTGCGCCTCCGCCACCGCTTTTTAGATCTGCGCCGCAAGCGCATGAGCGACAACCTGCGCTTGCGTGCCCAAACGATCCAAACGGCGCGCCGATTCCTCGAAGACGAAGGCTTTATCGAAGTGGAAACTCCGATACTGACCCGCTCAACACCAGAAGGTGCCAGGGATTACATCCTTCCAAGCCGCGTCTGCGGTGGTGAATGGTTCGCACTTCCCCAGTCCCCGCAGCTGTTTAAGCAGCTGCTGATGGTGGGCGGCATTGAGCGGTACTACCAAGTGGCTCGCTGCTTCCGCGATGAAGACCTGCGGGCAGATCGACAGCCTGAGTTCACGCAACTGGACATGGAGATGAGCTTCATGGGCCAGGAGCAGATCCTCGAGCTCAATGAGCGTTTGATTGCTGCCATTTGGAAAACGGTGAAGGGGATTGATCTGCCACTACCGTTTCCACGCCTGACCTGGCACGAGGCGATGGAGCGCTACGGCACGGATCGCCCCGACACCCGTTACGGCATGGAGCTCACGAATGTGAGCGACATCGTGAAAGACATGGGTTTCAAGGTGTTCAGTGGAGCCGTGAAGTCAGGCGGCTCCGTGAAGTGCATTGCGGTTACCGGAGGCAATGACGCTGTATCCAACGTGCGCATCAAACCTGGTGGTGACGTGTTTAGCGAAGCCCAAGCGGCAGGAGCCGGTGGCCTGGCCTTCATCCGGGTGCGAGAAGGCGGCGAGATCGACACCATCGGTGCCATCAAGGACAACCTCTCAGACGAGCAGAAGCAAACCCTGCTGCAGCGCACCGGGGCTGAGCCCGGAACCCTGCTGCTCT
This window harbors:
- the aspS gene encoding aspartate--tRNA ligase, translated to MRSNGCGDLRDTHIDETVQLCGWVDRRRDHGGVIFIDLRDRSGTVQITVDPDLGADAFAVAEHLRSETVLQVEGKVRARPGESLNDRLATGAVEVLASSIHVLNSVKGTLPFPVSVHDEENTREELRLRHRFLDLRRKRMSDNLRLRAQTIQTARRFLEDEGFIEVETPILTRSTPEGARDYILPSRVCGGEWFALPQSPQLFKQLLMVGGIERYYQVARCFRDEDLRADRQPEFTQLDMEMSFMGQEQILELNERLIAAIWKTVKGIDLPLPFPRLTWHEAMERYGTDRPDTRYGMELTNVSDIVKDMGFKVFSGAVKSGGSVKCIAVTGGNDAVSNVRIKPGGDVFSEAQAAGAGGLAFIRVREGGEIDTIGAIKDNLSDEQKQTLLQRTGAEPGTLLLFGAGDTATVNKALDRVRQYLAKEMGLVKPDRDNDQWNFLWVVDFPMFEFNKDENRLEALHHPFCAPNTTDLGDQAEEWGKTLPTARAQAYDLVLNGLELGGGSLRIHDSALQREVLNSIGLAPEEAQEQFGFLVDALDMGAPPHGGLAFGVDRMVMLLAGEDSIRDTIAFPKTQQARCLMTAAPAGVSGKQLEDLHVASTWVDPVTENAD
- the gcvT gene encoding glycine cleavage system aminomethyltransferase GcvT, translated to MDQNLTPLHDLCIAAGGRMVSFAGWEMPVQFSGLMAEHKAVRSGSGMFDISHMGVLRIEGANPKDALQQLVPSDLHRIGPGQACYSVLLNEQGGIIDDLIIYDLGPSLLDASHETLLVVINAACAETDTAWIRQHLEGTDLQVLDEKKDGVLLALQGPKAIGLLERLSGSDLSELPRFGHCSLNIQGLKAPVFTARTGYTGEDGVELLLKPDDGRKLWQQLIEEGVTPCGLGARDTLRLEAAMHLYGQDMDAATTPFEAGLGWLVHLEMPAPFIGRKALEQAAEQGPSKRLVGLKLQGRSIARHDYPVIHNGSTVGVVTSGSWSPTLEEPIALASLPPALAKLGTELSVEIRGQLQPATVVKRPFYRRS